The nucleotide window CCGCCTGGTGCAGGGGCGCCAACGCCGAATCGAGGGCCGCTTCGAGCGGCCACGCCGAGCGCATCGGCTGGCTGAGCACGAGCCCACCCTGGATGGCGGCGAGGATAACCACGGCGATGCGCTGGGGGTCGACCGCCCGCTCGATCTGCCCGGCGGCCTGCATCTTCGTCACCCCGGCTGCCAGGGTGTCGCGCCACTGGGCCATGCTCGCACTGAAGAAAGCCTCGAGGTCGGGGTCGGTCATCGCGGCCTGCGTGGCCAGCGACCCGATCGGGCAGGCCCAGCGGCCGAGTCCCAGGTAATAGTCCACCAGGGCGGAGCGCCACTGGTTCCAGGACTCCCAGGTGCTCAGGTCGTGAATGAACGGCTCCTGGGCCTCGAGGAGCTGCTGGCCCTCCCAGGTTGCGACCTCGCGCACGAGCTCGGTCTTGCCGCCGGGAAAGTAGTGGAAGAGCTGGCTCTTGCTGGTGAGCGTGGCCGCGCGCACAGTGTCGAGGGTGGTGCCGCCGATCCCGGCGGCGAGGATCTGCTCGCCGGTGGCCTCGATGATCCGCTGCCGGGTGGCGCGGCCCCGCGCCGTGATCTTGGTCTCCTCCATGGGCCGATCGTAGCGCACTGGACCGTGCGGTCCATGTTGTGGTACGAATGGACCGTGAAGTCCAATCCTGATGACATCCAGTCCATTTCCTCCGATTTCCCGGTCGCCGGTTTCGGGGCCGAGTCGACCGCGCTCGAGGTGGTGCGGGGCATCGACCTCACCGGACGTTCCGCCCTTGTCACCGGGGCGAGTTCGGGCATCGGGGTGGAGTCGGCGCGGGCGTTGGCCGCTGCCGGCGCAAGCGTCACGCTCGCCGTGCGGGATGTGGCCGCCGGCGCCCGAACCGTCGAGGACATCCGCTCGAGCACCGGCAACAGCGCCGTGCGGGTGGCCCCTCTCGACCTGGCCGACCTGGGCACGGTGCGGGCACTGGCCGCGTCGTGGTCGGAGCCACTGCACATCCTGGTGAACAACGCCGGCATCATGCACACCCCGGAACTGCGGACGCCCGCCGGCTGGGAAATGCAGTTCGCCGTGAACCACCTGGGCCACTTCGCGCTCGCAACGGCGCTGCATCCGGCCCTGGCCGCCGCCGGCGGTGCCCGGATCGTGTCGGTGAGTTCGAGCGGGCACGGCTCGAGCGGCATCCGGTTCGATGACCTGTTCTTCCAGCGCGACGCCTACGACTCCGGGCTGGCCTACGGCCAGTCCAAGACCGCGAACGTGCTCTTCGCCCTCGAGGCTACCCGGCGGTGGGCGGATGACGGCATCGCCGCGGCCGCCCTGATGCCCGGCGGCATCTGGACGAACCTGCAGCGGCACTGGGACCCGGAGGTGTTGGCGGGAATGAAACGCCGGTATCCGGGCAAGAGCCCGGCGCAGGGGGCGGCGACCTCGGTGTTCGTGGCCACCCGGGCGACGCTCGGCGTGGGAACGCCGGGCTACTACGAGGACTGCCACCCGGCGGCCGTGGTGCCGGGCATCGTCGACGGCATCTACGGTGTGCTCCCGCACGCGCTCGACCCAGACGCCGCCCGCCGGCTGTGGGAGGTCTCGGCCGAGTTTGTCGCCTCCGTCTGACGGGTTGGTCGCGTGGGTCTGACGGGTCACGGGGTCTCGACCAGCGAACGGGTCACGCCCAGTCCGTTGGTCGAGCTTGTCGAGACCTGGCGAACCGGTGTGGCTAGGCGACCGACCAGCCGCCGTCGCTGGCGAGCACCTGGCCGTTCACGTTCACACCGTCGTCGCTGAGCAGGAACGTGATCGACGCGGCGAGCGCATCCGCCTCGACCGCGTCGGGCAGCAGCGCCATGCCGGCGCGCACCCGCTCGGCGCCGAGCTGGGAGGCGAAGGTGGCTTCGATGTTGGTGATGGTGGGGCCGGGGGCCACAGCGTTTACCCGGATGCCGCTGGGCCCGTACATGTAGGCGCTGCTCTTGGTGAGCCCCACGACAGCGTGCTTGGACGCCGTGTAGGCCACCCCGGCGGCGGAGCCACGGAGCGCCGCCTCCGAGGCCACGTTGACGATCGAGCCGGACTGCCGGGCGAGCATGCCCGGCACGACGGCGCGCATGAGCTTCATGGTGCCGTCCACGTTGATCGCGAACACCCGCTTCCAGACGGCGTCGGTCACCTCGTGCACCGGCGTCATGTCGTCCATGATGCCGGCGACATTGGCCAGGGCGTCGATCTGGTCGCCGGCCGCGGCGAGGATCGCGGCCACGGCGGTGTCGTCGGTGATGTTCGCCACCACCGGCACGATGTCGGCGCCGGCCAGTTCGGCCACGAAGTCGTCCAGGCGCTCCTGAGAGATGTCCACGGCAATCACCCGGCCGCCCTCGCGAGCGACCCTGGAGGCGGTGGCCCGGCCGATGCCGGAGCCCGCTCCGGTGACGATCACGGTCTGGCCGGTGAACCGGCCGGTGTCGAGACGCTCCACCCACTCGGGGCGCTCGACCGGGGCGGGACCGGCGGCGGCCGGGGCGACGGCGGGCGGCGCATCCGTCGTGCCGGAAGACACCGGAACGTCGCCGGCCGCGGCGCGGCGCACGAGGTCGTCGATCAGCTCGGGTGGGAACTGGCCCTTGCTGAGCTTGACCAGGCGCTTGAGCGCGAGCCTGCGCACGGGCCTGAGCGCGTCGGCGCTCTGGCCGGCCTGGGCGAGCAGGTCGCGCAGAATCGGGCCGCCGGTGGGGTCGTCGAGCCAGGTGCCGACCGAGGAGTCGCCGGTGAGGGTGGTCTGTGTCATGCGAGGAGGTCCTTTTCTGTGGGGATGACTGCTCTGGGGATGACCGTCTCCGAGGGGGTTGCGGAGGCGGAAGTCGAGGCCGCGTGCAGCGCGGCGAGATAGCCGAACACCACGGCGGGGGCGATGGTGGAGCCGGGGCCCGGGTAGGTGTGCCCCATCACGGATGCCGTGGTGTTGCCGGCGGCGTAGAGACCCGGAATCGGGGTGCCGGCCTCGGTGAGCACCTGGCCGTGCTCGTCGGTGAGCAGGCCGCCCTTGGTGCCGAGGTCACCCGGCACCACCTTGACGGCGGTGAACGGACCCTTCTCGAGCGGACCGAGGTTGGGGTTGGGCTTCACGCCGGGGTCGCCGTAGTAGTTGTCGTAGACCGTGCGGCCGCGGCCGAAGTCGAGGTCGACGCCGGTGCGGGTGAAGCCGTTGAACCGTGTGACCGTGGCGCGCAGTGCGGCCGGGTCGATGTCCAGCCGGCCTGCGAGCTCGTCCAGGGTGGCCGCGGTGACGACGGTGCCGTTCGCGCGCAGGGCCTTGCCGCCCATCAGCAGCGGCGAGAACAGGTAGCGGCGGCGGTGCCGCACATCCACGATGAGCCAGGACGGGATCGTCGGCGCCTGCCGGTGGTGCTCGATCATGTCGTGGCCGAAGTCGATGTAGCTCTCGGACTCGTTGGTGTACCGGTTGCCGGCCTGATCCACGATGATGCCGAACGGCATCGACCGCTCGGCGAGCATGAACTGGGCCGTTCCGTCCGCCATCGGCACCGCGGACCCCCACCAGGCGTCGTCCATCATGGCGAGCGCGCCCCCGGCCCGCACGCCCACGTCGATGGCCGTGCCCTGATCGCCCGCGGCCGCCGAGCTGTTGCCCGGCATGCCGTGGTATTTCTGGCGCCACTCCTGGTTCTGCGCAAACCCTCCGGCGCCGAGGATCACGCCCGCCCTGGCCCGGATGCGCACCGGTCCGGTCTCGGTGGTGATGATCGCGCCCACCACCCGGCCGTCCTCGAGCACCAGCTCGCTGACCGGGGAGTTGAGCAGCACCTCGGTGCCCTGCCGGCGCACGATCTCCATGAGCGTCATCACCAGGGCGGCGCCGAGCCCGTAGAGGCGTTTGCCGGTGACCAGGCCACCGAGGGTGCGGAAGACGAACCGGGCGCCACGCACGAAGCCGCTCGGCGTCGACCAGGCGCGGGCGAGCAGCCAGACATCGTCGGTCTTGAGCGGCGCGGGGATGCCCTCGTTGGCCCGGGAGGACTTCACCCAGTCGCCCAGGCGCTTGGCGTCGAAGGGCTGCACCTCGATGCCGCGGCCCACCCGCCCTCCGGGCCGGTCGGGGTAGTAGTCCGGGTAGTCCTTGGCCGCGCACCAGCGCACGCCAAGACCCTCGAGAAGGGCGAACACCCGCGGCACGGCGTCGACGAAGGCCTCTCGGCGCTCGGTGGAGCTGGCCGGGCCGGCGTCGCCGATCGCCGCCGCCATGTACGTGAGCGCGTCGGTGCGGGAGTCCTGGATGCCGAGCTTGGTCATGAGCGGGTTGGTCGGCATCCACAGGCCGCCGCCGCTGAGCATGGTGGTGCCGCCCCAACGGCCTGTGCTTTCAACGACGAGGGCGGTGAGGCCCACATCCGCGGCGGTGATGGCGGCGGTCAATCCCGCGGCCCCCGAGCCTGCTACAAGTACGTCAACTTCGCGATCCCACTGGGCGGTCATGACTTCCTCCTCGATCCGGACAACACTGTCCGGATGTAACCTACCTCGGTGACCACACAAAACAAAGGGAATCTCGCCAGAGGGAATCGCGGACCGAGTGCCGGCCCCGAGAACCGGCGGGCGCTGCTCACCGCCGCGCGGGAGGTCTTCGCCACCGACGGGTTCTCGGCACCGCTGAGCGCCATCGCCCGGCGGGCCGGCGTGGGCCAGGGCAGCCTCTACCGGCACTTTCCCGATCGCACCGCGCTGGCGATCGCCATCTTCGACGAGAACATCGCGGAGATCGAGGTCTTCGTGGACAAGCCGGAGAGCACCCTCGACGACCTGCTCGACCGGGTGATCGAGCAGGCGCTCGTCTCCACGGCGCTCATCGACCTCGTGATGGCCAACGCCCGCGATCCCCGCGCCGTGCACCTGGCCGACCGGCTCAATGTGGTGGTGGCGCGGCTGCTCGCGCGCGAGCAGCAGGCCGGCCGGATCGGCCAGCACGTGAGCACAGCGGATGTGATCCTGGCGGTGTCGATGCTCGCCGGGGTGCTCGCCCGCAGCGAGGCCGCCGACCGCCCGGACGTGGCCCGGCGCGCCTGGGGCCTCTTCCACGCGGCGTTCACCCCGCACTGAACGAAATCCCTCCCCGAGTTCGGGCAAAGCTCCCCTTCAGCGCTCCCGAAGGGGCGTTTTGCGGCAAGTCGCGGAAGACCCCCTCCCCGAGTTCGGGCAAAGCTCCCCTTGAGCGCCCCCAAAGGGGCGTTTTGCGGCAAGTCGCGGCCGGAACAGTCGCCAATCGGAACAGTCGCCAATCCGAGCAGGGGCTTGCCGTCGACGGGCCGCCTGCATACGCTCCACACCAGTGGAGGTGCCGCCATGACCGACATCATCGCATCCGCCGTTTTGCTCATCGTGCTGCCGCTCGCGTTCAACGCCGCCTTCGCCGGCCTCGCGCTCTCGTTCGAATACCCCGATGTGCTGCGCCGGCCCACCGCGGAGGTGCTCGACCGTTTCCGCCGCGGCGGCACCCGGCTGATTCTGCTCTGGTGGGCCTTCGCCCTCACCGCGGTGCTCCTCGTGCCGCTCGCCGGCATCCTGCCCAGCGCGCTG belongs to Cryobacterium sp. SO2 and includes:
- a CDS encoding TetR/AcrR family transcriptional regulator, which translates into the protein MEETKITARGRATRQRIIEATGEQILAAGIGGTTLDTVRAATLTSKSQLFHYFPGGKTELVREVATWEGQQLLEAQEPFIHDLSTWESWNQWRSALVDYYLGLGRWACPIGSLATQAAMTDPDLEAFFSASMAQWRDTLAAGVTKMQAAGQIERAVDPQRIAVVILAAIQGGLVLSQPMRSAWPLEAALDSALAPLHQAAVTDRRVPASPAAEA
- a CDS encoding SDR family NAD(P)-dependent oxidoreductase, with amino-acid sequence MLWYEWTVKSNPDDIQSISSDFPVAGFGAESTALEVVRGIDLTGRSALVTGASSGIGVESARALAAAGASVTLAVRDVAAGARTVEDIRSSTGNSAVRVAPLDLADLGTVRALAASWSEPLHILVNNAGIMHTPELRTPAGWEMQFAVNHLGHFALATALHPALAAAGGARIVSVSSSGHGSSGIRFDDLFFQRDAYDSGLAYGQSKTANVLFALEATRRWADDGIAAAALMPGGIWTNLQRHWDPEVLAGMKRRYPGKSPAQGAATSVFVATRATLGVGTPGYYEDCHPAAVVPGIVDGIYGVLPHALDPDAARRLWEVSAEFVASV
- a CDS encoding TetR/AcrR family transcriptional regulator, whose protein sequence is MTTQNKGNLARGNRGPSAGPENRRALLTAAREVFATDGFSAPLSAIARRAGVGQGSLYRHFPDRTALAIAIFDENIAEIEVFVDKPESTLDDLLDRVIEQALVSTALIDLVMANARDPRAVHLADRLNVVVARLLAREQQAGRIGQHVSTADVILAVSMLAGVLARSEAADRPDVARRAWGLFHAAFTPH
- a CDS encoding SDR family NAD(P)-dependent oxidoreductase codes for the protein MTQTTLTGDSSVGTWLDDPTGGPILRDLLAQAGQSADALRPVRRLALKRLVKLSKGQFPPELIDDLVRRAAAGDVPVSSGTTDAPPAVAPAAAGPAPVERPEWVERLDTGRFTGQTVIVTGAGSGIGRATASRVAREGGRVIAVDISQERLDDFVAELAGADIVPVVANITDDTAVAAILAAAGDQIDALANVAGIMDDMTPVHEVTDAVWKRVFAINVDGTMKLMRAVVPGMLARQSGSIVNVASEAALRGSAAGVAYTASKHAVVGLTKSSAYMYGPSGIRVNAVAPGPTITNIEATFASQLGAERVRAGMALLPDAVEADALAASITFLLSDDGVNVNGQVLASDGGWSVA
- a CDS encoding FAD-binding protein; the protein is MTAQWDREVDVLVAGSGAAGLTAAITAADVGLTALVVESTGRWGGTTMLSGGGLWMPTNPLMTKLGIQDSRTDALTYMAAAIGDAGPASSTERREAFVDAVPRVFALLEGLGVRWCAAKDYPDYYPDRPGGRVGRGIEVQPFDAKRLGDWVKSSRANEGIPAPLKTDDVWLLARAWSTPSGFVRGARFVFRTLGGLVTGKRLYGLGAALVMTLMEIVRRQGTEVLLNSPVSELVLEDGRVVGAIITTETGPVRIRARAGVILGAGGFAQNQEWRQKYHGMPGNSSAAAGDQGTAIDVGVRAGGALAMMDDAWWGSAVPMADGTAQFMLAERSMPFGIIVDQAGNRYTNESESYIDFGHDMIEHHRQAPTIPSWLIVDVRHRRRYLFSPLLMGGKALRANGTVVTAATLDELAGRLDIDPAALRATVTRFNGFTRTGVDLDFGRGRTVYDNYYGDPGVKPNPNLGPLEKGPFTAVKVVPGDLGTKGGLLTDEHGQVLTEAGTPIPGLYAAGNTTASVMGHTYPGPGSTIAPAVVFGYLAALHAASTSASATPSETVIPRAVIPTEKDLLA